aTATCAtacaattttaaacataaaaacaactTGAAGAGCATACATACATgtcacttttctttctcccccatcACACTTTAGGTTATTTATGACACAATTTACATCATTTTTATATTGTCTATCCAATAACAAATTATTATAGTTATAGtcatttttaatacatttggtttttttcaacttttaaactACAGTTGTAAGTGATTTACATAGCAGCTTTACAATATTAGAGAATCTGGCTTTGACGATATATTTACTTTTGCTGATAAGTTTTAGAGATTCATGTGTTTATGATGTTAATTAGCTTCCTTTTATTTCAGTCCGTAAAATGCCCTTTAGCATTTCtcgtaaggcaggtctagtggtgatgaccTCGGTCAGTTTtagtttgtttgggaaagtctttatctcgccttcatttctgaagaaccACTTTGCCAGGTATAGTATTCTTGTttgccagtttttttctttcaatattttgaatatatcatttcacccttttcaggcctgcaaagtttctgctgagaaatctgtttaTAATCTTATGAGTGCTCCCTCATGTTTGTtgagtctcttttctcttgatgctttcaaaaatctctttgccattgactttggacaatttaattataatgtgtcttggtgaagCCCTTTTCAGGTTCAATCTGTTTGGGGTCCCTTGAGCCTCATGTATCTGAATGTCCATTCCTCTCCCAatgtttgggaagttttcagccactatttctttaaatagattttctgtcccttctctttctcttctccttctgagattctAATATCGAGTATGTTGTTTCTCTTCATTGTGTCCCATAATTCTGGTAggctttcttcactgtttttcattcttttttattttagctccCCTAAATGGTTAATTTAACATGACCTGTGTTTGAGTTCAGGTTCTTTTGCTTGGTTGAATATGCTCTTGAAGATTTCTATTGAATTCTTTCGTTCAGTCATTAAATTATTCAGCTCTAGATTTCTgttaggctttcttttttttgatagattctatttctttgttgaacttctcattttggtcatgcattgttttcctaattttatttagttttctgtctgtttgttcTTTTAGTTTGCCGAAGCTCTTTAACAgtattattctgaattctttgtcagacagttcatagatcatacgccactcatcaagccatgttgtggtggtgacccacatacaaaatagaggaagactggcacagatgttagctcagggccaatcttcctcaccaaaaacaaaaaagtagcaTGAGAGATACTTGTGatatggaaatgttctgtatcttgaaaCTGAGTGTGTATTCATTTGTTTACGGTCAATTCAAGTTTGCCCTTTTGTGAATTTCCTGCTATCAtccttgctcatttttaattggatgatttgttttcttattgatttaatttGTTGCATATTCAGGATTAATTATTTTATGGTTATAAGCATCAGAAATATCTTACTCTAGTTTTTGGCTTGTTTATAAACTGTCATGTCAAATGTactaatcttttccttttgtgtgtgtatgcttttTGTATCTTAAGACATCTTCCCCTGCTGTGATGTCAtagaagtatttcttttaaatatttaattttttatattcaggtttttaatgtatttgagcCTAATTTCTGTacatataactttattttctttctccacatgGTGAGCTCTCCATTCTGagctgttctgtttctttgatccatttgtctATGCCTGTGCCAATACCGCCCTTTTTGAATAGATATAGCTTTATGAGTCTTGATAATGGTAGGACAGATTTTTATCTTGCTGCTCTTGCTAGAATCTTCAGCACTTATAAGAAGTATCCTGTTTTTCTTCCAGGCTGAAGAGGAATGCTTGTAACATTACAGCATTAAGTTTGATGTTTGCTCTGAGTATTTGGaaggcattatttttaaagatatcatgaatgattaattgattgattttatCATATGCTTTTCCTGCACTTATCATGGTTATCATATGATactgttcttttaatttgttaatgtgatgaattCAATTAATAAATTATCTATTGTTAAATCTTCTACAAGGTTTTGGGATAAATCTTACTTGatatgacattattttaaaatgcttctttggattcagtttgctaatgtattatttaggatttttgcatctatgtgcaTTAGTGACATTTgcctataatttttctgttttgtaccATCTTTATGTGGTTTTAATAATCAGGGTTATAtttgcttcataaaatgagttggggagTCACCCCTCTCTATTTTCCGGAGGAGTTTTTAATAGATAGGTATTATTTGGTTTTTGAAGTTTTGGCATATTTTAGCTAGCaagctgaaaatatattttggggagAGAGTAGGTAGGGAGATGTTTGACTACCAGTGCCATTTTGTCATCATTATAACTCTATTCTGGTTTTTCACCTCATTGAACTTATTCTTCAGTTGTATATGTTTTTCTACAGAATTATCTATTTCGTCTACATTGTCGAATTTATTCGAATTGCATTGTTCATAGTATTcacttatgatttttaaaaactacttcaTCTCTAATTCTGTATCTGCAcctaatattgtttatttataccttcattttcttgtcttgtcTTTACTTTTTTGAGGACTGATTGGACTAGGGTTTGtcattttaatagtcttttcaaaaacttGAGTTTTGACTTTACTAATCCTagtgttctttttctctatttcattagtGTTTTCTCTTATTGcaattatttccctctttcttttgtcttcatgTTTAGtccattattattcttttaactcTTGTTTTGAAAGCTCATTTTATTAAGTTTTGATCCTTCTTATTCTCTAATACattcatttaatgctataaatttctctctaaagaCCTGCTTTAACATCCTCCTgacatttaaatatgtattatttttgtttttatatttagttcttaatattttatcatttaccttagggtttttattttctccataaaatatttatgtgagtGCTTTTAGTTTCCAAGTGTCTTGGTGTTTGAGACTGTTTTTtggctatttatttttacttttattgccttTTGTTTAGAGAATTTGTCctgtgtggggttttttgtgtttcttgtgGCCTAGCACATGGTCAGCTTTTTAAGTGTTCCTTGTATGCTTAATAATAACTTACATCCCCTCAGTTTTGGGGGTTCAGAGttctatttatgttttttcaggtcaattttactaattttcttattcaaatcatctttttctattgaatttaaGTCTGTCTCATCCATCAATTTCTGAGAGAAGtatgaatttatcaatttctgtgaTCCATTCTTTCAAACTTTGCATTATTTATGTTGAGGCTCCATTATTAGATATACATAGgttcagaataattttattttcctaatgaaTTATTTATCAACAAGTAAAAACACTTAATACTCCTAAATatgtttttgtcttaaaaatcTCTCAGATAGTAATTTAGTTATACCAGCCTTCTTTGGCTTAGTATTTGCCCCAGTATATCTATTTAGAgtctttcatgttttttaatttttttttattctcgaAACGTTAGCTGCCCTACGCTTGGGGGTGGCTGTGCCACAATCTCCCTAAACTCTCTTTCTGGTGAGCTTATCCTGTCACAATGCCTCCCATATTTCCAAACCTGACATCCCACTTGAACTGCAGATGCATTTTTTTCAGCTATCTGAATGACACTAATAGGCATCTCAGATTTTACATGCCATGCGTTTCCCACCCTTCCTCCCCAGATGTGCCCCTGGCAAAATCCCCAAACTAAGAAATAGCACTACCATCAACCCAGGTGTTCAAGTCCAAACACCAGAACCGAGgttattttcatttcccatttctcACCTCTGGTCCATGAGCAAATCTTCTTGATTCATGCAAATGCATCTGGAATTTGTCTAGGTCTCTTCATTTCCTCTGTCACCACCACAGTTCCAGCTACCATCATCTCTCTTCTGGACTAGCTACATTATCTCCTAACTTGTCTCCCAGCTTCAACTCTCCTGACCCCTCTACATTCTTCTAAGCAGCCAGAGTCACTGACAACATTCAGGGAGAATTATTGTACGTTATAGTCAATATCACAAATTTGACTTTCAGCCTTGACATTATATTTTTCACTCCTTCTATTGATGtaatttggggttttgggtaccATGGTACTTTAATGGAAGAAAGGGGAcaattgaaggaaaaaacaatattTGGATGTTTTGTAAGGGCAATATGCAGGTCCAGCACGGTGACCTGGGAAGTCACTCCCGTGTCTATGGGAAAGTCAGCCTAAGGCTCAGTTACCATTATCACTGTTGCCCAGGGTGAGCTTGTCAAAGAGATAGTCTGCCAAGCTGGCTTTTGGGGTCTCCATTTTGCTATCCAGATTaacattaacaacaataatatttgcatattttattaatcaaaaaCATTTCACGTAAAATTTAAGAACCCTTTGTTTTAATCCCTGCCCAATCCCATTCCCTTCACTCCTTCCCCAGAGGCAATTGGGGAATCAAATTGTGATTTTCAGGCCATGTTTTTAGGCTTTTACCATGCACAGGTACCCACATTCACCAGGGTCCCAGACCAgccaccccacacccccacttTGTTTATGAGGGGAAGATTAATTTTGTGTTTCCCAGGGTCCCATGGAATACCTTCTCCCTCCATCCACAGAGATCCCGAGCTGCATGTGGATGGGACGTGGGTGGGCGGAGAGACTCCTGGATACCTGACTTAAAACTTAAAAGAGGAGATCTGCACACATGAATCAAGGAcagagctttatttatttaggaaccACATAACTGTATTGGAAGAAATggcaaaactggaagaaaaaaaaagtgaacgtTTTGCAAGGGCAATATTGCAATATGTATGCTCGGTATGGTGATCAGGGGAAGTCACCCTGTGGCTCTGGGGAAAGCAGTCCAAACTCAGTTCTTACTGCCGTCCCCCAGGGTGAGCTTGTCGAAGAGGTACTCTGCCAGGCCGTCTGCTGGGGCCCCCATCTTGAGCAGGTTGGTGAGATGGTCCCCCAACTCCTTCATGGACTTGACTTGCTCGAGCAGGAGGTGACTCTCCAGGAAGTGGCACAGATGGGGATCCGCCTTGTCGGTGGCCAGCTGGTGCAGATCGAGCAGGCTCTGGTTGACGTTCTTCTCCAGCTGGAGCGCACACTCCACGGCCTTCAGGCCGCTCTCCCAGTCGTCGCGGTCTGGCTTCTTGATGTCGCCAAGGCGGAGGCGGCCTCCGCGCTGGTTCTGCAGCTGCATCAGCCTCTCGGCGTGCTCCCTCTTCTGGCGCGACTGCTGCAGGAACAGCTGGAAGAAGTGCTTCAGGGCCACGTCGTCCCTGTCGAAGTAGTAGGCCATCGACATGTACACGTAGGAGGCGTACAGCTCCAGGCAGATCTGGCCGTTGATGGCGGCCTCGCAGTCGGGGTGGTAGTTCTGGAGCACCTGCGAGGGCTGCGCGGTCGCCATGGCTGGAGGCGCGAAGGCGAAGGCGACCTCAAGGTGTTCCCAGAGTGGGTGACGAAGGCGCCGTTGGGTGAGCTCTGGCTCAGTGGCAGTTCTGGCTCGCGACCAAAATGGCGTCACACCAAATTGGGAGTGTCCGTTATTTTACGGAGGTGGGGGAGATCCGTTTTACGTTACGTTACGTTGCGTTGCGTCACGTCACGTCACATTGTGTCACGTTACGTTACGTTATATTACTTTACGGTGGGTGGGGTAGCTGGGAGGGGCTCAAGCGTGGTGTTCTGGGTTGGATCAGGGCTTGGATGAATCCGGGAGACTGTGTGCTAAGCGTCTGCactatatgatattttaaaactttattcatgaatatagatgcaagcGTCTTAAGTTAATCATTTGCATGATTTCTTTGAGCAGCTTAATTGAATATTGTCCTAATGTGATTGTTTCATTAAATATAGTGCTTTTGGGGTCTCATTAGTTATGTTTAATATCGCACAGTTTTATTTGAATGTTAGATAAATCAGTGACTTCAACATCCATACTGATGACACTTCTGATAGCCTCCTCACTCGGTTCCTAGACTTAGTAACTCCAGTGACCTCCGCTTTTCTCTTGCTAGTCATGGTCTAGTTCACGCTGCTCTGACAGGAGAGCACCACCTCTAGAGCCTCAGTGAATCTTTCCACCTCTCCATCTTTCACTCTTTCTGAGCTTGTTCTTCACTCCCTTTATTCTCTCATCTCTTAATCTTTCAGCACAGTCCTAGAAGCACGTTCCTTCTGCCCTGTCTGGAGCCCGGTAGGACAGATTCAATGATCTCATCGCTGATATCCTAGATTTGCTCTCCCCCTTCACCTGGCTTGTCAATTACCTTGCTCTTGGCTAGGTACACACTTCCCTTTTCTCTGGCAGAAAACAAAAGGTTTAGGTGCGTTCTTAGAGAAAGCACTTACCCACGGGGATGTATTCATTCCCTCCAACCTCATTTGTTCTTTCACTGACACTCAACAAGTCTCTTTGTAAGCCCAATTATGTTGTATGGAATGAGCCACCGTGGTAGGGAATACCACTGATCTCAAAtggcctttcattcattcattaattcattcaacaaatacttattgattaCCTGCTATGGCCCAGGCACTGGTCTAGGATTTGGGCATATATTAgtaacaaagagaaacaaagtcTCTGTTTCCTTAGTGTTTGTATTCTAGTGGAGaagcagacaaaaacaaaacaaaacaaaacaactaccATTTTTCCCCCTTATTGTCTCAAGTAAATACATACAAGATATTACACATGtgcatggaaataaaaaagacgAAATATGTTCTTAGAATTCAAGGATATTATAGTGGGAGACAGAAGATCAACCTAggtatttataattaatttgtgCATtaattcaacaaccatttatatACTCCAAATATGTGTCAGACGCTGTGTTTGATTCTTGAGATGTGCAGAAGAATCAAATGTGGTCTGTTCTCAAGTTATAAGACAGAATGACAGAATATTATAAGTACTCTCAGGTAAAGTTAGGATAAAATGCCTAATTTCACATAAAGATTTAATCCCATAGCTTTGATTAATGCACCTTTTttggtctctgtttctctcttggaAGCTTATCCTATTTTATGATCAGAgtttatgaagaaagaaaaggatcacATATCAAATGTCCTGATGTAAACTTATTTAAACAGTTCTAGAGACATTTAATTGCTGAttctgtaaagaaataaaataacaacagtGTCTATTTCATAAGTTGATTTTAATGATAAAATCACACACTAGAGGTGGAAGAGAATTACGTGGTCAGTTTCTGAGTGAGATAAAGttgtattctgtattttcttaacACCAGTGTTTAGTCTTAATGTAATTGTAGACTTTCAAAGTTTCCTTGGGAGATTTCAATTTAGACTTGATTGTAAGAATCTATTTAAGTAGGAGTCTTGATTTTGTAgaacattttctcattatttcccaagattatttaataattaatttctaCCTACAATTTTACACTCCAAATACTTGAAATAATAAGACTATTGAATGGTTATGTGTATACTAAGGAATGATAATGGTGTTTCTCAGATATTTCATCCCTCATCATTACCTCCTAGGGAAGAAagtaatggtaaaatatttattataactgAGAGAAACCCAAGGTTTAAAAACTAACTTTTCTAAGGGAAATCAATAAGCAAGCATGAGCTGGGACCTCAGATTTCcatgaagaaaatatacatatatataagcaaAGCATTCCATTCAGTTTTTCTTTCGtgagaaatataaaactatatataaacaTAGAATGAGAAAACTTCAGAGTagatcatgttttttaaaaatatgaatataggaCTATAAGATAaagatttctttgaaatgtttgtgGTCAATGTTTGTATTATATCAGTGTTAGTCATGGTTCACCAGAATAACAGAACGAACAGGAAGTGAACCATAtgtacatctatctatctatctatctatctatctatctatctatctattt
This DNA window, taken from Equus przewalskii isolate Varuska chromosome X, EquPr2, whole genome shotgun sequence, encodes the following:
- the LOC139081172 gene encoding ferritin heavy chain-like — encoded protein: MATAQPSQVLQNYHPDCEAAINGQICLELYASYVYMSMAYYFDRDDVALKHFFQLFLQQSRQKREHAERLMQLQNQRGGRLRLGDIKKPDRDDWESGLKAVECALQLEKNVNQSLLDLHQLATDKADPHLCHFLESHLLLEQVKSMKELGDHLTNLLKMGAPADGLAEYLFDKLTLGDGSKN